From Ignavibacteriales bacterium, a single genomic window includes:
- a CDS encoding metallophosphoesterase — translation MKRQSFLQLLLAIFVGSLFLSCSSTSDKDFAFIISSDQRTHTTEAFRTKDYTLPGYEAIKKVGQGSFMVVLGDIDTPSATRDLMDKVFGKDYPWYAVRGNHDKDDASMEYLRSLNRGDKSFRNLVRKGPSNSEETTYSFDWNDVHFVVLNLFYDGKSDNAKEADVIPELLNWLEDDLAQNKKEHTIVFGHKPLVSVLDMDNGTQRHVGEVLDKFPDHSLKFQQLLLKHHVTAYVSGHTHAASYASINGLWLLNDGHIYGYEDTYTPEILFKAIAQAIEKGKSAGVNQSKSITDFLESDKKELKNIIYTLNPIPGKEDSDLTDAETVKALNEFYTKYQSSDATAKEYTATFWKNCGWRPSTFMRIKISGGIGIAEFYRDQKFTGDYTLRQTLTLFTK, via the coding sequence ATGAAAAGGCAAAGTTTCCTGCAGCTGCTGTTGGCAATCTTCGTCGGCAGCCTGTTCCTCTCCTGTTCGTCCACATCTGACAAGGATTTCGCATTCATAATTTCCAGCGACCAGCGCACCCACACAACTGAAGCTTTTCGCACCAAGGACTACACGCTTCCAGGATACGAAGCAATCAAGAAAGTCGGGCAGGGCTCGTTCATGGTCGTGCTTGGAGACATTGACACTCCTTCGGCGACTCGTGACCTGATGGATAAGGTGTTCGGCAAGGACTATCCATGGTATGCCGTACGCGGCAATCACGACAAAGACGATGCTTCGATGGAATATTTGCGATCATTGAACCGGGGAGACAAATCATTCCGGAATCTCGTCAGGAAAGGCCCTTCCAACAGCGAAGAAACCACCTATTCATTTGACTGGAACGATGTCCACTTCGTGGTTCTCAATCTTTTCTATGACGGAAAGAGTGACAATGCAAAAGAAGCAGACGTCATACCCGAGCTTCTGAATTGGCTGGAGGACGACCTCGCCCAGAATAAGAAAGAACACACTATCGTATTCGGCCACAAGCCGCTCGTTTCCGTCCTTGATATGGACAACGGGACTCAGCGTCATGTTGGAGAAGTGCTCGACAAATTCCCGGACCACTCATTGAAATTTCAACAGCTCCTCCTCAAGCATCATGTGACGGCATATGTCAGCGGACATACTCACGCTGCATCGTACGCGAGCATCAATGGTCTATGGCTTCTGAACGACGGTCATATCTACGGCTATGAAGACACGTACACTCCCGAAATACTGTTCAAGGCCATCGCCCAGGCCATTGAAAAAGGAAAGAGCGCCGGCGTCAATCAATCGAAGTCGATAACGGACTTCCTGGAATCCGACAAGAAGGAACTCAAAAACATCATCTATACTCTGAACCCGATACCAGGGAAAGAAGACAGCGACCTCACGGACGCAGAGACCGTGAAGGCCTTGAATGAGTTCTACACCAAGTATCAGAGTAGTGATGCGACAGCAAAAGAGTATACGGCAACATTCTGGAAGAACTGCGGGTGGAGACCAAGTACATTCATGAGAATAAAGATCAGCGGTGGAATCGGCATCGCCGAATTCTACCGGGATCAGAAGTTCACCGGCGACTACACGCTGCGGCAGACGCTGACACTGTTTACAAAGTAG
- a CDS encoding Gfo/Idh/MocA family oxidoreductase, whose protein sequence is MRKKINVGLIGAGRLGTMYADFLTTRVTGANLVAVADIVPERATKCAERFGIDKAYFSHQEINSDKNLAAVIVTATTANHKEIVLDAASKGRPIFCEKPMTLSLKDAREMKAAIEKHGVFYQQGYMRRFDKGLAAAKKKINEGVIGTPVVFRGSSRDPYLPTLEYLYPHNSGGQILDMAIHDIDIARWYMGEISSVYSIGGVLAYPEVKDTGDTDNVIMSMKFESGCLGEIDISRNGIYGYDIRAEVLGTKGTLKIGYLRETPILVMTAEGVTHDVVPYFPERFCEAYVSQLNDFLNNLQNDLEPMITIQDGIAGLQVAVAATASLKESRIVNVKDF, encoded by the coding sequence GTGAGAAAGAAAATCAACGTTGGTCTTATAGGCGCTGGAAGACTTGGAACCATGTATGCCGATTTCCTCACCACGCGGGTTACAGGCGCGAACCTTGTCGCCGTGGCCGACATCGTCCCCGAGCGGGCGACGAAATGCGCAGAGAGATTTGGCATCGACAAGGCTTACTTCAGTCATCAGGAAATCAACTCGGACAAGAACCTCGCAGCAGTCATCGTGACCGCGACCACTGCAAATCATAAGGAGATAGTGCTGGACGCCGCGTCCAAGGGAAGACCGATCTTCTGCGAAAAACCGATGACGTTGAGCCTGAAAGACGCCCGTGAAATGAAAGCTGCCATCGAGAAGCACGGCGTATTCTATCAGCAGGGATATATGAGAAGGTTCGACAAAGGGCTCGCAGCCGCAAAGAAGAAGATCAACGAGGGGGTCATCGGAACTCCTGTCGTATTTCGCGGCTCTTCAAGAGACCCGTACCTCCCTACCCTCGAATACCTCTATCCGCACAACAGCGGCGGGCAAATCCTCGATATGGCCATCCACGACATCGACATCGCCCGCTGGTATATGGGGGAGATCTCATCTGTCTATTCGATCGGCGGCGTGCTGGCGTATCCCGAAGTCAAGGACACCGGCGATACAGACAATGTTATCATGTCCATGAAATTCGAGAGTGGATGTCTCGGGGAAATTGACATCAGCAGAAACGGCATCTATGGATACGATATCCGGGCAGAAGTCCTGGGAACAAAAGGGACGCTCAAGATCGGATATCTTCGCGAGACACCAATACTCGTGATGACCGCCGAGGGCGTAACGCACGACGTAGTCCCCTATTTCCCCGAACGTTTCTGTGAGGCCTACGTCTCACAGTTGAATGATTTCCTCAACAATCTCCAGAACGACCTGGAGCCGATGATCACGATCCAGGATGGAATCGCCGGATTGCAGGTTGCGGTTGCCGCGACAGCGTCCCTCAAGGAATCCAGGATCGTCAACGTCAAAGATTTTTAG
- the iolM gene encoding scyllo-inosose 3-dehydrogenase, with product MRTVSLFADWDPRPGFALGKKDIDKKLTYLGSRVWRNPTVKIVNKEVREPGPTEVLIEVKACGICGSDVHMYQKDKDGYIFYPGLTAFPCTLGHEFCGSVVMAGDKAINKRTGRKLEVGEGVCSEEMMWCSYCRPCADGFPNHCESLQEIGFSIDGAYAKHIVVDARYLWSIEDFRKLYGEEKMWQLGSLVEPTSVAYTAVITRGGGIQPGENVVILGAGPVGAAACAILRRAGANAVILSEPSAARRKMALSIGATHVIDPKTDNVADAVLDITNGHGANLILEATGLPSVVWPDVERIIWEGRAINATVVVVARADDRIPLNGEVLQVRRANVVGSQGHSGQGVFPNVISCISSGMDVSPMITKKITLDEVEPSLVKLQTDRDDVKITVTKFD from the coding sequence ATGAGAACTGTATCACTGTTTGCAGATTGGGACCCAAGGCCGGGCTTCGCTCTTGGGAAGAAAGACATCGACAAGAAACTCACGTACCTCGGAAGCCGCGTATGGCGGAACCCGACGGTCAAAATCGTGAACAAGGAAGTCCGCGAACCGGGACCGACGGAAGTCCTCATCGAGGTCAAAGCGTGCGGCATCTGCGGCAGCGATGTGCACATGTACCAGAAGGACAAAGACGGCTATATCTTCTATCCCGGCCTGACAGCGTTCCCGTGTACACTCGGGCATGAGTTCTGCGGGTCCGTCGTCATGGCAGGCGACAAGGCGATCAACAAGCGAACCGGCCGCAAACTCGAAGTCGGCGAAGGGGTTTGTTCGGAAGAGATGATGTGGTGCAGCTACTGCCGGCCGTGTGCCGATGGCTTCCCGAACCATTGTGAAAGCCTGCAGGAAATCGGCTTCTCGATCGACGGCGCATATGCGAAACACATCGTGGTTGACGCCCGGTACCTGTGGAGCATCGAGGATTTCAGAAAGCTGTACGGCGAAGAAAAAATGTGGCAGCTCGGAAGCCTCGTCGAGCCGACGTCTGTGGCCTACACGGCAGTCATTACGCGTGGCGGCGGAATTCAACCCGGCGAGAATGTTGTCATCCTCGGCGCCGGACCGGTTGGAGCAGCAGCGTGCGCCATCCTGCGCAGAGCTGGCGCCAATGCGGTCATCCTTTCAGAACCTTCGGCAGCACGAAGGAAGATGGCCCTGTCAATCGGCGCCACACACGTCATCGATCCGAAAACGGATAATGTCGCGGACGCGGTCCTCGATATCACGAACGGACATGGAGCGAACCTAATTCTCGAAGCAACCGGGCTTCCCAGCGTCGTATGGCCCGATGTCGAGCGTATCATCTGGGAAGGACGGGCGATCAATGCAACCGTCGTCGTCGTGGCTCGTGCTGATGACAGAATTCCGCTCAACGGCGAGGTCCTCCAGGTCCGGCGCGCAAACGTCGTCGGCTCCCAGGGGCATTCCGGCCAGGGTGTGTTCCCGAACGTGATCAGCTGCATCTCATCCGGGATGGATGTCTCTCCAATGATCACCAAGAAAATCACGCTGGATGAAGTGGAACCGAGTCTGGTGAAGCTGCAAACCGACCGGGACGATGTGAAGATCACTGTCACGAAATTCGACTAA
- the iolN gene encoding 3-dehydro-scyllo-inosose hydrolase, with product MANWIKANRGDISFEDTSVGRLKKRIWDASDKEIDQILADYGIPTPSELAKPGTYIQTTIRKHVVENRKKNDILFIPIGCTELHGIHTVTALDTFMVTQLLEGVRRYTAKKGAPVNLTWTPLNFGGHPHHHVGMPGTIHLEDEVLKKMLIDVMVGFWNDGFRKIVLINNHGHSWLLEAAIQELQKTWNLPGIFRTIDWHRAVREFFRTKARGGDWDDDFVHADEAETSVLLLLAKEYVEMSYAEETTVTPYLPDGHFDKAVDPFGRPSRWSEGQGHFPTEMGSIPEGVVGRPTIGKAEKAKRTVAAVLTYLTLVHDELFEAFPSGKLPPIEKTTMRTEEEMVPYLKEPFTPGWRPIYAIRKMGL from the coding sequence ATGGCAAACTGGATCAAAGCAAACCGGGGAGATATCTCCTTTGAAGACACCAGCGTCGGCAGACTGAAGAAGAGAATCTGGGACGCGAGCGACAAGGAAATCGATCAGATCCTCGCCGACTATGGTATCCCTACGCCGTCAGAACTGGCGAAACCGGGAACGTACATTCAGACGACGATCCGCAAACACGTCGTGGAGAACCGTAAGAAGAATGACATTCTGTTTATTCCTATCGGCTGCACCGAACTCCACGGCATTCACACCGTCACCGCACTCGATACGTTTATGGTCACACAGCTTCTCGAAGGCGTCCGGCGGTACACAGCCAAGAAAGGCGCACCGGTCAACCTCACCTGGACACCCTTGAATTTCGGCGGGCACCCGCATCACCACGTCGGCATGCCGGGCACGATTCACCTTGAAGACGAAGTGCTCAAGAAGATGCTGATCGATGTCATGGTCGGTTTCTGGAACGACGGATTCAGAAAGATCGTCCTGATCAATAATCATGGGCATTCCTGGCTGCTGGAAGCTGCCATCCAGGAGCTCCAGAAGACGTGGAATTTGCCCGGCATTTTCAGGACCATTGATTGGCACCGGGCTGTCAGAGAGTTCTTCCGCACGAAGGCGCGCGGCGGAGACTGGGATGACGATTTCGTACACGCTGATGAAGCTGAGACTTCGGTTCTGCTCCTGCTCGCGAAGGAATACGTCGAGATGTCGTACGCGGAAGAAACAACCGTCACACCATATCTCCCCGACGGGCACTTCGATAAGGCAGTCGATCCGTTCGGACGTCCCTCCCGCTGGTCAGAAGGTCAGGGTCACTTCCCCACGGAAATGGGTTCGATTCCGGAAGGCGTAGTTGGCCGTCCAACGATCGGAAAGGCAGAAAAAGCGAAACGCACAGTCGCAGCAGTTCTTACGTATCTGACGCTCGTTCACGACGAGTTGTTCGAAGCCTTCCCGTCTGGCAAACTGCCCCCGATCGAAAAAACAACCATGCGCACTGAAGAGGAAATGGTACCATACCTCAAGGAACCGTTTACTCCGGGGTGGCGACCGATCTATGCAATTAGAAAAATGGGACTGTAA
- the iolO gene encoding 5-keto-L-gluconate epimerase, translating to MKFSIVLSTQPSTFSALAYKGNLSENIAKIKAFGFDGVELAVRDPGQLDVGFLTSLLKEHNLPVPALGTGQAYGEEKLSFTDPRKEIREQAIARIKSQAMLASKLDAMVIIGLVRGKKDREIAAEVAEQWLVDALHECASVNKNVQFAIEPINRYETDLVNTVQSGLALLEKVGRKNVGLLLDTFHMNIEEASITESIRAAKDCLFHVHVADSNRWYPGAGHVDFRSVLDTLKDIGYSGFVSAEILPLPDSDLAAKHAIEYLRTL from the coding sequence ATGAAATTTAGTATCGTTCTCTCAACGCAGCCGTCCACGTTCTCGGCACTTGCCTATAAAGGTAATCTTTCCGAGAACATCGCCAAAATCAAAGCGTTTGGCTTTGACGGCGTTGAGCTCGCTGTCAGGGATCCGGGTCAGCTCGATGTTGGTTTCCTGACCTCCCTTCTGAAGGAACACAACCTGCCCGTTCCCGCTCTTGGGACCGGGCAGGCATATGGAGAAGAAAAGCTTTCGTTCACCGATCCGAGGAAAGAAATCCGAGAGCAGGCCATCGCCAGAATCAAGTCGCAGGCAATGCTCGCATCCAAGCTCGACGCGATGGTGATTATTGGATTGGTGCGCGGGAAGAAAGACCGCGAGATTGCTGCCGAAGTGGCGGAGCAATGGCTCGTCGACGCGCTCCATGAATGTGCTTCTGTCAACAAGAACGTGCAGTTTGCCATTGAACCGATCAACCGATACGAGACAGACCTGGTCAACACGGTTCAATCAGGTCTTGCCCTGCTGGAGAAAGTTGGCAGAAAGAATGTCGGTCTCCTCCTCGATACGTTTCATATGAACATCGAAGAAGCCTCGATCACAGAAAGTATCCGCGCGGCCAAGGATTGTCTCTTTCACGTTCACGTTGCGGATTCGAACAGATGGTATCCCGGCGCCGGGCACGTCGATTTCAGGTCGGTCCTCGATACGCTGAAAGATATCGGGTATTCCGGTTTCGTCTCTGCCGAGATCCTCCCCTTGCCCGACTCTGATCTGGCCGCAAAGCACGCAATCGAGTATCTGCGGACGCTATAG
- a CDS encoding sugar ABC transporter ATP-binding protein, whose product MSSSIDRIGHGTPSMQRKLMADDVILKMQRIRKAYPGVLALDDVDFELRKGEVHVLLGENGAGKSTLVKILSGAHPLTGGEISLFGAKVSIESPRHAQELGIGIIYQELNLVPSLTAAENIYLGREKTNSLGLIDTASLHENARLILKELGLHINCAEPIKNFGIAQQQMIEVAKALSLNARILIMDEPTSALSETEIGQLFETIRRLKATGVSVIYISHRMEEIFEIGDRVTVLRDGKSIGTKSIAETSRAELVRMMVDRELKEQYPRQRSQIGEEVLRVDNISTKLGLNNISFCLHRGEILGISGLLGSGRTELARAIFGVDRTISGRIFVRGKLQKIGSPRAAIRQRMGFLTEDRKSQGLVLNLSVKENITLASLDSCTRLGVISFKQEEDVAGSYAQSLRIRTPDMQQKVVHLSGGNQQKVVLAKWLCSKAEIFIFDEPTRGIDVGSKVEIYQLMNALTASGVAIIMISSDLPEILGMSDRILIMHQHTVAAEMAADEANPEAIMRYALGA is encoded by the coding sequence GTGTCATCGTCGATCGACAGAATCGGGCACGGCACCCCCTCGATGCAGCGCAAACTTATGGCTGATGACGTTATCCTGAAAATGCAGAGGATCAGGAAAGCCTATCCCGGCGTTCTCGCGCTGGACGATGTCGATTTTGAACTGCGGAAAGGTGAGGTTCACGTCCTCCTCGGAGAAAACGGGGCCGGGAAATCTACTCTCGTCAAGATTCTCAGCGGTGCTCATCCTCTCACAGGGGGCGAGATCTCACTCTTCGGGGCGAAGGTCTCAATAGAATCTCCCAGGCATGCGCAAGAGCTCGGCATTGGGATCATCTATCAGGAACTGAACCTCGTCCCCTCCCTCACTGCTGCGGAGAATATCTACCTCGGACGGGAAAAAACAAATTCGCTCGGACTTATCGACACTGCATCGCTTCATGAGAACGCCAGGCTGATCCTGAAAGAACTCGGCCTGCACATCAACTGCGCCGAACCGATCAAGAACTTCGGAATCGCCCAGCAACAAATGATTGAAGTGGCAAAAGCTCTTTCACTGAATGCCCGGATCCTGATCATGGATGAACCGACTTCGGCTCTTTCCGAAACCGAGATAGGCCAGTTGTTTGAGACAATCCGCAGGTTGAAAGCGACAGGAGTGTCGGTCATATATATTTCACACCGGATGGAAGAGATTTTCGAAATTGGTGACCGGGTGACGGTTCTTCGTGATGGAAAGTCCATTGGGACGAAGAGCATTGCTGAGACTTCAAGGGCGGAACTCGTGAGAATGATGGTCGATCGTGAATTGAAGGAACAGTACCCGCGGCAACGATCGCAGATCGGCGAAGAGGTTCTGCGGGTGGACAACATCAGTACGAAACTCGGATTGAACAACATCAGCTTCTGCCTGCACCGGGGCGAAATACTGGGAATTTCAGGCCTGCTGGGATCCGGCAGAACGGAGCTCGCACGCGCCATTTTCGGAGTGGACAGGACGATCTCCGGCCGGATTTTCGTCAGGGGAAAGCTGCAGAAGATCGGCTCTCCCCGCGCGGCGATACGTCAGAGGATGGGATTTCTCACCGAGGACCGGAAGTCACAGGGACTCGTGCTGAATCTGTCTGTAAAAGAAAATATCACCCTTGCAAGTCTCGATTCGTGTACAAGACTCGGGGTGATCAGTTTCAAACAGGAGGAAGACGTGGCCGGCTCGTATGCACAGAGCCTGCGCATCAGAACACCGGATATGCAGCAGAAAGTCGTTCACCTCAGCGGCGGAAATCAGCAAAAAGTAGTGCTGGCAAAGTGGCTTTGCAGCAAGGCCGAGATTTTCATCTTCGACGAGCCGACGCGAGGTATCGACGTCGGAAGCAAAGTGGAAATCTATCAACTCATGAATGCACTCACCGCCTCCGGCGTTGCAATCATCATGATCTCATCCGATCTTCCGGAAATCCTGGGGATGAGCGACAGAATACTCATCATGCATCAGCACACCGTGGCCGCGGAAATGGCGGCCGATGAGGCAAACCCGGAAGCGATCATGCGGTATGCTCTCGGCGCATGA
- the rbsC gene encoding ribose ABC transporter permease (functions to transport ribose at high affinity; forms a complex with RbsA2C2B) — protein sequence MTTRELIVQNSRQFGTLIGLFVVTLVFAILSPYFLTVSNLLNIAEQTSINAIIAVGMTFVIIAAGIDLSVGSIVALSGVVLAGMLHGGQPAPVALLIGLCVGAVCGLTNGLFISYGRLPAFIATLGMMSVARGTALFYTDGRPISGFSAEFRFLATGEIASIPAPVVIMGIIYVIAHFVLHRTKLGRYAYAIGGNEEAATLSGINTKLVKTAIYALCGFLSALAAVILTARLNSAQPIAGMMYELDAIAAVVIGGTSLMGGEGKMSGTLIGAFIMGILRNGLNLLGLSSFTQQIVIGSVIILAVLIDMTLRKDRKLTLGKGIFS from the coding sequence GTGACAACGAGAGAACTGATCGTACAGAACAGCAGGCAGTTTGGTACCTTGATCGGGCTGTTCGTTGTCACGCTGGTATTCGCGATACTGAGCCCCTACTTTCTCACTGTCTCTAACCTGTTGAATATCGCCGAGCAGACGTCCATCAATGCAATCATCGCCGTTGGAATGACGTTTGTCATCATCGCTGCAGGCATCGACCTTTCGGTGGGATCCATCGTGGCTCTTTCGGGCGTGGTACTTGCCGGAATGTTGCATGGCGGACAACCGGCGCCCGTCGCTCTTCTCATTGGACTCTGCGTGGGAGCGGTGTGCGGCTTGACGAATGGACTTTTTATCAGCTACGGCCGTCTCCCCGCGTTCATAGCAACCCTGGGTATGATGAGCGTGGCACGCGGCACTGCACTATTCTACACCGATGGCAGGCCGATTTCGGGATTCTCCGCAGAGTTCAGGTTTCTGGCGACTGGCGAGATTGCCTCAATCCCCGCACCGGTGGTCATCATGGGCATTATCTACGTGATCGCTCATTTCGTTCTCCACCGGACAAAACTTGGCCGATATGCCTACGCCATCGGAGGAAACGAAGAGGCCGCAACTCTCTCGGGCATCAACACGAAACTCGTCAAAACAGCGATCTATGCCTTGTGCGGCTTCCTGAGCGCACTTGCAGCGGTGATCCTGACGGCACGGCTGAATTCCGCTCAGCCGATCGCCGGGATGATGTACGAACTTGACGCAATCGCCGCAGTCGTCATCGGCGGGACGAGTCTGATGGGGGGCGAAGGAAAAATGTCCGGCACGCTGATCGGCGCCTTCATTATGGGCATTCTGAGAAACGGTCTCAACCTCCTCGGGCTTTCATCATTCACACAACAGATCGTAATCGGTTCCGTGATCATTCTCGCCGTACTCATCGACATGACGCTGCGCAAAGACCGGAAGCTTACACTCGGGAAAGGCATCTTCTCATGA
- a CDS encoding sugar ABC transporter substrate-binding protein yields the protein MKQRALLILLLASALCMQQCKRTEEGGRPTIAFVMKTLNNPFFIDMQEGAQAAAKRLGVELVVQAAEREVDVEKQMQIIENLIQRKVSAICITPSGSKEIVPAILKANQAKIPVLIIDTRVDQKTLAEAGAATMAFIGSDNKDGGKIAGEFIAAQLGGKGNVAILEGIPGHETGDARLGGFHEAIQKFKGIKIVASQTANWERDQGYNVFQNILQAHPEIQAVFACNDMMALGAVEAISSAQKRGKIIVVGFDAIKDSRSAMLNGAMHASIAQHPEEMGRLAVEYAYQAMKGQSIPTDIPVKIELITRDQSFKK from the coding sequence ATGAAACAACGCGCGCTCTTGATTCTTCTTCTTGCATCGGCACTCTGCATGCAGCAGTGCAAACGTACTGAGGAAGGTGGCAGACCCACCATCGCATTTGTAATGAAGACTCTGAACAATCCCTTCTTCATCGATATGCAGGAAGGCGCGCAAGCGGCGGCGAAAAGACTGGGCGTGGAGCTGGTTGTTCAGGCCGCGGAGCGCGAAGTAGATGTCGAGAAACAGATGCAGATTATTGAGAATCTCATTCAGAGGAAGGTCTCGGCGATATGCATCACGCCGAGCGGTTCAAAGGAGATCGTCCCTGCGATCCTGAAAGCGAATCAGGCAAAGATCCCTGTGCTGATCATCGATACACGGGTTGATCAGAAGACTTTGGCCGAGGCGGGTGCCGCCACGATGGCGTTCATTGGTTCAGACAACAAAGACGGCGGGAAGATCGCAGGCGAATTCATAGCAGCCCAGCTCGGGGGCAAGGGGAACGTGGCAATACTGGAGGGGATCCCCGGCCACGAAACGGGGGACGCGCGTCTGGGTGGCTTTCATGAGGCCATTCAGAAATTCAAGGGAATCAAGATCGTCGCATCCCAAACCGCGAACTGGGAACGGGATCAGGGCTACAATGTCTTTCAGAACATTCTCCAGGCACACCCTGAGATCCAGGCCGTGTTCGCGTGCAACGATATGATGGCCCTCGGAGCCGTCGAGGCAATCTCTTCGGCCCAGAAGCGAGGCAAGATCATTGTGGTCGGTTTCGATGCTATCAAGGACAGCCGTTCAGCGATGCTCAATGGAGCAATGCACGCATCAATCGCCCAACATCCTGAAGAGATGGGAAGATTGGCCGTCGAGTACGCATATCAGGCAATGAAGGGACAGAGCATTCCAACTGATATCCCTGTCAAGATTGAATTGATAACGAGAGATCAATCGTTCAAGAAGTAG
- a CDS encoding PepSY-like domain-containing protein, translated as MNKTSRLHFAIVALMAFVFVAGMTCVSAQEKKLKPKQLPAAVQAAFQKAYPAAKIKGASSEVENGKTIYEVESVDGTINRDLLYSEDGSVLEIEETIALKALPDEVSKALKAETGKGKVQKAEKLTKGGTIQYEFVISSGKNTREVVIDPSGKIVKTTKMKSKNKEEEEKD; from the coding sequence ATGAACAAAACAAGTCGATTGCACTTCGCCATTGTTGCTCTGATGGCCTTCGTCTTCGTCGCAGGAATGACGTGCGTCAGTGCCCAGGAGAAGAAGCTCAAGCCGAAACAACTGCCGGCAGCGGTGCAGGCTGCATTTCAGAAGGCCTATCCGGCAGCCAAGATCAAAGGAGCGAGCTCTGAAGTCGAAAACGGGAAGACCATCTACGAAGTTGAGAGTGTTGATGGTACGATCAACAGAGACCTTCTGTATTCAGAGGATGGATCGGTCCTAGAGATTGAAGAGACGATCGCGTTGAAAGCCCTCCCGGACGAAGTTTCAAAAGCACTCAAGGCGGAAACCGGCAAGGGCAAAGTCCAGAAAGCAGAGAAATTGACGAAGGGCGGGACGATTCAGTACGAATTCGTAATTTCATCTGGAAAGAACACGCGGGAAGTCGTCATCGATCCTTCCGGCAAGATCGTCAAAACAACGAAGATGAAGTCGAAAAACAAGGAAGAAGAAGAAAAGGATTAA
- a CDS encoding TolC family protein, with the protein MKRIRFGIVLLVFAWGASPAQEQLTLQRCVELSKAFSLKSRSSEMAMRASGLAHDELMKSRLPQLKVRSEISYAPSSGTFGYDPAITDGGQVGGRISLEQSLYDGGVRNLKSGQLTAEQSALTWEKDLGERDLRLTVEQYFIEGLQSQRAIELQQESARQLKEYLELVERLSKGGAASYTDVLKTQMQLQSTERSIQKARATLASTKYALAELMGGSIDTSFALVGSLGALFPDRQADGTPLDISKNMDIALAELNVNKSTFETELARSERLPVISAVADAGVLTSFDNLRLSAPERAGVYGYMVGITLEVPLFTWGATDLRVQQRELATQALTLQLEGVKRFVATEYQKTQLQLSKSAERLRSIRMSLKAADENFVLTKAKYAAGGVLSLEVLSAQQLLTDLKLEELETIAEAELLSAKLEQILSR; encoded by the coding sequence ATGAAACGCATCCGGTTCGGGATAGTCCTGCTGGTGTTTGCCTGGGGAGCTTCTCCGGCGCAGGAACAGCTGACGCTTCAACGGTGTGTGGAATTGTCGAAAGCCTTTAGCCTCAAGTCCCGCTCGTCAGAGATGGCGATGAGGGCTTCAGGCCTCGCCCACGATGAACTCATGAAGTCGCGGCTACCGCAGCTGAAGGTGCGTTCGGAGATCAGCTATGCTCCCTCATCAGGCACGTTTGGATACGACCCGGCGATCACTGATGGCGGACAAGTGGGAGGCAGAATCTCGCTTGAGCAATCACTCTACGACGGAGGTGTCCGAAACCTGAAGTCAGGACAGCTGACGGCGGAGCAGAGTGCATTGACCTGGGAGAAAGATCTTGGAGAGCGAGATCTCAGGCTCACGGTGGAACAGTACTTCATCGAAGGGCTCCAGTCTCAACGAGCAATTGAACTCCAGCAGGAAAGTGCGCGTCAGCTGAAGGAATACCTCGAATTGGTCGAGCGGCTTTCAAAAGGGGGCGCAGCCAGTTACACTGATGTGCTGAAGACTCAGATGCAGCTTCAATCCACTGAGAGATCGATCCAGAAAGCACGCGCAACGCTGGCTTCGACAAAATATGCTCTCGCGGAGTTGATGGGCGGCTCTATTGATACGAGCTTCGCTCTGGTCGGGTCCTTGGGAGCATTGTTCCCGGATAGACAGGCTGATGGCACTCCCCTGGATATCTCGAAAAACATGGACATCGCACTTGCCGAACTTAACGTCAATAAAAGCACGTTTGAGACGGAATTGGCGAGGAGCGAGCGCTTGCCGGTTATTTCCGCAGTTGCCGACGCGGGAGTGCTGACGTCGTTCGATAACCTTCGCCTTTCAGCGCCCGAACGCGCCGGTGTGTACGGGTACATGGTCGGCATCACGCTTGAGGTTCCCCTGTTCACCTGGGGAGCGACTGATTTGCGCGTTCAACAGCGTGAACTCGCAACACAGGCTCTCACGCTGCAGCTGGAGGGAGTCAAGAGATTTGTTGCGACGGAATACCAGAAGACGCAGCTTCAGCTGTCAAAATCGGCCGAGCGCCTGCGGTCTATTCGTATGAGCCTGAAGGCGGCAGATGAGAACTTCGTTTTGACGAAAGCCAAGTACGCAGCGGGCGGCGTCTTGTCGCTGGAGGTTTTGTCAGCACAGCAATTGCTGACCGATCTCAAACTTGAAGAACTTGAAACGATCGCTGAGGCAGAATTGTTGTCGGCGAAACTTGAACAGATACTATCACGGTAA